The following nucleotide sequence is from Cicer arietinum cultivar CDC Frontier isolate Library 1 chromosome 2, Cicar.CDCFrontier_v2.0, whole genome shotgun sequence.
aattcaatttaaggATAAATTATTTGGGAGAccttaaattcaaattttaatttaaacaatcATTGACcaaactttttattaaaaattagaggattaaagacaaaaatagtAAATCAAGTTAAATATCAAATGACATCAAATTAACATgagaattataaataattgaaaataatatgtcATTTGTTATTGATCGATGCtcaatatttataatagtacCCTCTTAGTATAGGAAGGTAACCAACAATTGGAGTTTTTATTGAGTTTTAGGATAGGAATTCCTAATTATTAAGAAAGGTGAACTAACATTGCAAAGAGGATAAATTAATCACATTTGCACATAGTTTTTAGCACTCTCTATAGTAATTGTTGGAGTTTGGACTAAGCATACAAAATAGGAAATGCCATTTTAAATGCCTTTACTTTGAATACTTTTAGATGGAGAAGGGGGTAAAAGTTTAACGTGTGTATGGCTGTATGCTTTACTTTGAAATGCATTACTCAGTATtacaaaagttaaaaatttcCATTACTCAAGAGAGGTTGATTTCGGCCATAAGATTTTGAAAGTATAATACACAAtgaaatgaacaaaaaaaaaaaacataatcaatcatTTTCAAAAGACAACATGCATacatttagaaaaaataatttacaaaattatgaaACAACTAGAAAATGAGACATATTTATACAGTGCTCTAAGTAGTTAATATAACGAACTGCcacataattataattaacttttaattatctaaatcaaattctaaCCATATCTAAGAATTAGaactttataatatatatatatatatatatataagttattcatatttatataatactATATTCTACACTCTATCCCACACTTTTGCTTCACATATTCTATTTATGCTACATGTATGGGAGATCTCACCTTCTCAATATTAATAGCAATATGAACATTTACTAGATATCATACCACTCacatactaataattaaaatttaagagtACGAtaaacatgataaaaataaaaataaataagtactTTGTTAGAAACAAAAATCACTATATGTGCACATAATTTGTAGCACTATCTATAAAGCACTGTAAGTTGTAGTTGGAGTTTAGACTAAGCATACAAAATAAGGAatgctattttaaaatgattttactTTGAAATGCATTACTTATAGATGGAGAAGGGAATGGTAAGTTTCTTTAAAATAGTCTATGCATTACTTTAAAATGCCTTATTACCACGAAAGTTAAAGTCTCATAATATTGCCAttcatttttaaatgataaataaataaaaaaaacagtttGATAAAGATATACATTATGAcggtaataaaataaaataaaattccaattaacaagataaatatttaatcaCTTTAGAAATCAATGaagtgattaaatttaaatagttaataattttttgtaaaaaattttgttcagaataacttaaatttaaattatttgaacttgaataatttttaacCGGATTATACTTGACTTAGTAAAAGAAATAACTTTGTACCGTTTAAGTTTTTCTTTAGCTTCAACTTGCACTATTGCACTTTTACTATAGTGATATCTTCTTTATTACTAATTTTCTTTCATCTTCCCCTAATTATATGAAAGCTTCATAACATTCTTTTTACCATATTTTTTGACTCATTTACTTTCAGTAGGCCAAATAACAATATTTAGTATaactactttttattttaataaaaagaaaaaggaaatccCAAAAGTTACGAGGAAGCTTCCTAATTTCATGTGTGCCATATAATATTGCCATTAGCACCACTCACTCACTCAGTCATACATGCATTGCTTTGAAATATTGCCATTGTTGAGAGATGGAGGTTGAACGATTTCTTAATAACACAGTAATTGAAATACATAACCAAATGAAGAAAAAGGCAAATGCATGATGAATGAGAGAAACCACTAATTCAAAAAGCAATCAAGACACTCACACTCACACTATTCATCACGTTGATCAATTCCTCTATAAATATGGATACCTTCCTTCACAAATTTCATCACTCCCCTTCTTCTTAATatactttcatatttcataCAACCACTTCTCACTTCACTGTTATCATCACCTCTCTTCATTTCATAGTAAATCTTCATTTCACTTCACAATTATCCTAGCTTCCTCTTTCATTAAAGCCACAACACCATCATTTCCATAATAACCTAACCTTCCACTGTACAAATCAACCTCTTGCTTAATTTCACCACTTTTCCTATCCTTCTACTCTCCACTTGGATTTCATTTCACCAACACTCAACTTGGTCCGTTAATAATTCTATTTCTATTActtattatcatattatatattattatgatatgcTTTTTATTTCATGATATGCTTATCACTAACAATactcattcatttttaaattgacTTTAACAGAGGAAGAgatagataaattattattttaactatatttataataacatttaaactgcaattagtttctttttcatttttaccttagtattttatattatgtttcaTCTATAGCAACCTAAAACCTACCCATGCATGCTCACTTAATtgtgttaattaatatattatggtATCAAGAATCCTATTTTAATCTTCTCTTCACTTATATAGTGTTTCACTACTTAATAATCTAAGAAATAAACCTTGAGCTTGTTCATATAATATTGTTTCTAACAAACATAATGCATAGGTGTCTCGTAATTTGAGTCTAACAAAGAAATTTGGTTAACTTGTGAAAGAAAGGGATTGTGAGAATACTCTCCAACTATTATCTAACCCCTATTTACTTACTTGTGctttttaattcattcatgTTATTGGTCTATATACTTTTTATTCGTTTTATCTATGTTGTTGATGACGTAGTTTAATATGAAagatacatatttttaaatgaattcctttaatctaatttatggtttttttttacttaatctaatttatgtttttttttacttactCTAATTTATGGTTTTTATACTTAATCAAATAAGCAATGAACACTCTAAAAATGATTTACAATTATGGGAATCAAGTAGTAGATTTGAACTAGGAAGGCAGAGAAATAATTATATTGACTTAATTGGTTATTTTACACATTCATATATGCTGAATTAGTAAACATGTCTATCTATCGTTACTGCAATTCACAagtttttaatattcatttagttcaaaatattttttttacacatttaTATGCATGTGATTGTAGAGGAAAGAAacagaggaaaaaaaaaaaaaacagagtcAGGTTATGTGACtgaaaaaaatatgcataaatatattatatcattttgATTATGCATTAAACACATACTactaactatatattttttgttatggtATTGCTAGCTTGACAATGGACAGAAGATATTCTATTGGACTTTTGCTACTTCTTATTAGCCTTACTTCACTTTTAGTGAATTGTTATTCATCTACTCAAGATGATCTAAAGGCAAATACACTTCATCACtctttctttatcaaattttcatgatttttgtttctgataaatatatttattaaaaatgcaGACTTATATTATCTACACTGGCAATAGTAAAAATGATGAAACTTCGTTATTACTTTACTACCAAAATCTGCTACAACAAGTTGCGGACAGgttatattattgttaaatttttatgCTATTTAAGTCCAACCTTACCTAAGCTATTTAGATTAGAGTTTTAACTTACATGTTTTCTTTATTCACAATTTTAGCGATGAAGCTCCAAAGCCAGTACTCCAGCATTACAAAAGGAGTTTTAATGGCTTTGTTGCAAAGTTAACGAAGAAAGAAGCCAACAAAATGGCTGGTGTGTGAATAAGatattttttctattgaaaAATTGTTTGGTGTCTTGAATATTCATAATTTTGTTAAccaattaaaattgataatgtAGGACTTGACGGCGTGGTGTCTGTTTTTCCTGATGAAAAGAGACACCTTCTTACAACCAGATCATGGGACTTCATTGGCTTTCCACGATACGTGGAAAGAGAAAATTCTGAGAGTGATGTTATCGTTGGTGTAATCGATTCTGGAATTTGGCCAGAATCTGAGAGCTTCAACGATAAAGGTTTTAGTCCGCCGCCGAGCAAATGGAAGGGCACATGCCAAACTTCAAATATTACCTGCAacaagtaatattttatgatttcttaTATTCAATTTCACTACAAATGCTTTATACTGTAACATAatgaaaattgatttaaaatacaACTTGACTTTTGATATCAACTTCCATATAATTCATAGAACTATGACTTATTATATAGAGAtgagaagagaaaaaataaaagtaaatgcTAAACTAAGTTTATATATTATTGCAGTAAAATAATTGGAGCTAGGtattatttatcatttgaaGATCCCTTGAGCGAACGAGATATTGAATCTCCAAGAGATACAGAAGGCCATGGGACACATACAGCTTCAACTGCAGCAGGGATACCGATTAAGAAGGCAAGCATGGAAGGCCTTGCACGGGGTACAGCAAGAGGTGGAGCTCCATCTGCACGTATTGCTGTGTACAAAGTGTGCTGGGTGAAAGGATGCTTTGATTCTGGTATTCTTGCTGCATTCGATGATGCAATTGCAGATGGGGTTGATATATTATCAGTCTCACTTACATCAGTGTCAAATGACACTGTGTATTTTACAGATGCAATTTCCATCGGATCATTCCATGCTATGCAGCATGGAGTGTTGACAGTATTGGCAGCTGGAAACTCGGGTCCTAGTCCTTCAACCTTAGGCAATTTTTCACCATGGGCAATTGTTGTGGCAGCTAGCACACTAGATAGAAAGTTTGTGACCGAGGTCAAGTTAGGAGACAATATGACATATGAGGTAAattactcttttcttttttatagtGAAACAATTATCTTATTTCTTCAAAACTGTCTAACTAATATAGTTGATAAGCTGATGATATGAATATTAGTTTACaagttcttttatatatatatatatatatatatatatatatatatatatatataacaccaTTAATACTCTTAATATCTTTGATTCTTATGTTTAGGGTGTCTCCTTGAACACATTTGACCTTGAGGGAAAATTATACCCTATTGTCTATGGTGGAGCTGCACCAAATACTAAAGGAGGCTTCAATAAAGATAAATCTAGGTAACTAGCTTTTGTATCATTAAAATTAGCAAAGGGTATAAAACATTACTTTTCAACTTTAgtcttacaaaaatatattaaattgcaGTCCTTAAGTTAAAATGCCTAAGTTTAacatatttaagttaatattataagtaaaaatgttTTCTCCAAAATGAAGATTACTGAATGGATAAACTTTCCAAAAACTTAaccaaattatattaaaattgtagGTTTTGCTCAGCCAACACATTGGATGCTACAATGGTGAAAGGAAAAATTGTTCTATGTGAAGGAACAGAAGGACCCGCAGAGGCCTTAAGAGTGGGTGCTGTTGGGGTTTTGATACAAGGCCATACTTATTCAGATATTGCCTTTTCTCTACCCTTACCAGCATGTTATCTTCAATCCAAAGATGCTGCCAAAGTATATAAGTACATACGCTCTACAAGGTATCCActtcaattaaaatatacacTAACAATAATTTAGAGAACCACACTTAACTAATGATTATTATATTCATCAATTTTCAGGAGTCCTACTGCAACAATATTTAGGACCAATGAAATAAAAGATACTTTGGCTCCTGTTGTTGCCTCCTTCTCATCAAGGGGTCCTAACAAGGCTACTCCCGAGATTCTCAAGGTTCgttattatatcatttttacaatatttaatatatattatattatttttactatatttaatattaacattttttttataatattacagCCGGATATAATTGCTCCTGGAGTCGACATAATCGCTAGTTGGCCTACAATTTCTCCTATTTCTGATATTATCGGAGATAATAGAAATTTGGAGTTCAACATTATGTCGGGAACGTCAATGTCATGTCCGCACGTGTCTGGAGCAGCTGTGTATATCAAATCATTTCATCCAACATGGTCACCTGCGGCTATTCGTTCAGCTCTTATGACCACGGGTAATATAAATAAGTAGTGTTAAATCTTAATCAATATATAAATCCATATAAACATAAACTTAACACAtgcttattttaattaaacagtTGAAAGTTTCCCTTGAGTAGAATGGATTacacttctttttcttttatgttaaaatataaactcccttaaaaaataaacatgtatatactttacttaattttaatactttcaaacttttaatttattttctttatcagTGATATAATGAATATACAGTACTGAATCAACTATGAAATAATAAACGAGATAAAGAAAGATTTTGGATAAAGCTTTAAAGTTGATAATAAAAGTTTCCTCAATAagactaataatttaaaaataaatactaagGTATTTAATATTACTTACCACTGATATTAATAgctaaaaaagtatttttaatgattattcAAAGTTGTCTTGctcctatttaaaaataattgacatGTTAAAATAGACATGGaatatatatttacttatcACAAGAGCCTAGTgtaatgtttatttggtttgaGGCGAGTATAATTTGCTTAATGTGTTAAACTAATGAAAACAATTTTCCGTATTTCTTGTGTTGTAGCTAAACAAGTAAGTCCAAATAATAATGTTGAAGCTGAATTTGGTTATGGAGCTGGACAAATTGACCCCATCAAGGCTTTAAATCCAGGCTTAGTATATGAGGCTTATGAAGGAGACTACATAAGATTTTTATGCGGTCAAGGTTTCAATGCCACGACTTTGCAACAAATCATTGGAAATGCAGTCATTTGTTCTGAGATAGCATATATGACTGCGAGAGATTTAAATTATCCTTCATTTGCTCTCAAAGCCTCACGTCTCAAACAACATATAAGTGGAAGCTTCAATAGAATTGTCACAAATGTGGGATTACCGATGTCTACATATAGAGCTATTGTGACAGCTCCTATAGGATTCAATGTTTCAGTGAATCCTAGTGTTTTGTCATTCACTTCACTAGGAGAAACACAAACATATGTTCTCACTATAGATGGAGCGCTGAAGAAATCTATTGAGTCAGCTTCTTTAGTTTGGGACAATGGTGAATCTCAAGTTAGGAGCCCCattattatatttgatgaaAGAGCAGAGAAAAGCCAAAGTACTAAAATATATAGTATACATTACATATGTATTGTAATtcttaatttactattttatatttttattcaataaaagaTATACTTTTGCAAAGAAGAAAATCAAATTGACTACTTCTTGTATAGAtcttttccaattttttttctctttgttaTATCTTTGAGTATTTCTTGTATCAATTTCATACATTTGAATAGCATTTTTATGTTTCATTTAATGTTCAAATACCCGGCGGAGAATTCAATTGgttgaaattaaattatataatcgGTCAAGaattaataaatgattttattgtCATATGatgttaagaaaaaaatcgTTTGTGAAAATTCGTGAGACACTTCTTCaactatttaatataaaattagttaaaaaacttCATCTAAATAcgaaatcaaattcaaatcatatCGAACAATTCTTAAGTGAACTTTACTTAAATTCCACTAAACTCCTAATAAATAGAACCTCACTTTTAGagggtttaaaaaaaatcactttagAATGCAAACATACAAATTACTATAAAGTCTTAATGAAAGGATTTTGTAgcttttgttttttatgaaaCTTTGTAAAGTTTTAGTTTTAGTGTATCTTTGAGCTTGCTTTATATTTTAGTGGTGTCTtctttattactatttttgttttacctactcctaattataaataaaagcttaatactattatttttaccATTTTGTTTCTCCATCTATACTTTGAGCTAGTTTGATTAAATATGAGTATATGAtacataaaagataaataaagagGTGTTCCAGAGGATGAAAGTTATGAGTAAGAATGACAAATCAATTTCATTACCTCCTACATTTATGATAGTGTTGTTTGGAATCATTAGTTGGGACCAAACTATAAGGAATCTCAAGAATGCATGccatataaattaaaagaaagtaCTGCTTTGTTAAAAGAGAAAACTACTAACAGTTAATATTGATAGCATCACTTATAGATAAAGAAGAGAGTgactataaaaataaagtatattaTGAAATGAAGAAAAACCCAAGTAGATTGATACATGTATCAATGATAAGAGTGATATAAATCAAAGAGATAAATCATTTCAAAAAGCTAACATGAATTTGGAAGGACAAGATTCTCGACTTTAATAGCAAATAATGAACTCGTACGGTTCGATCTCATGCAAATTAAGTAAATGTCGGTTTCATTTCATACATGAATCAATGATGACAATGTTAAAGCAAATTTACACCACAAAAACCACTAATTCAAAAAGCTAGCATTCAAAAACTATTTGATTATTACAGTAATTAATACCACCATTTACATAATATATCCATAGTTCTCTTCCACCATACAAATTAACCAACACAACAACACTTAACTTGATCTGTTGATAACTATATTTCTCTTGTTTATTATCATCATATATACTattatattctatttatttCATGATATGTTTTTTAATATGCATGTCAACATCAacactcatttatttatttatttatctatttatttatttatttatttatttatttttaacaactcTTACATTAGTATGTTAGAAACAGGGGAAGAGGCAgaggaatttttattttttatactaaagaattcattttttatattttttttgtttaaaagtaAGCATGCCTATCTATCCTTATTGCAACTCACAGGCGTTATTATTCATTTAgttcaaaatgaattttatttaattgttgttaTGAAGTCCAAAAATATAATGAtgttatgattaaaattaactagccaatttttaattatcttgttttctctttctatttgaaactcacatttttaaataaatctatcTAAAACCATCCATGGTCACATGCATGATATTGATAACAATAGCGTACTCAACTTCTTCCTTTGCTCTACATCACTTTTCTTTGCTATATAATAATTTGTTATTATGACGTATATGagttttatttgatgttgttgacgacatacatttttaatatgacaaaaatactcattcattttttaattaatattttacacatttatatatataaatatacacaCACTTAAATTATTAACTTGTTTCAATTCTTATATTAGAGGCATTATTATGTTGACTATACTTGTAATAAGATTCAAATtccaaactattttttttcttcgattTTTATATATctgaaaattgagttttttttctcATATTCTAAAGTTGTGagaatttcttaatttatgttcttcattttttaaataatatattattaaattaattgacatGTACAAAAgtatacaatatttaaaatttatgacttgttaaatattttttttacaaggaTTAATTTAATCACATAATCTTTGTTTTTTACATGGTTTATATTTGTATTGGTTCGTTCTCACTTTCCATTTGTAGCACTAAACCCAAAATAAACAATCAATAATTAAGTCTCAACGCAATTAATCAcctaatcttttattttattttataagattatcacttttttaatttagtttatgtTTCAATAATGTTTCAGAGAGTTCTAACTTTCAATTGAGTAAGAGACAGGTTGGTCAATATTACACTTTTGTGTAAatccttttattttctttcttgatgggtggtgtgacaccctaaa
It contains:
- the LOC101493081 gene encoding cucumisin-like isoform X2, producing the protein MQTYIIYTGNSKNDETSLLLYYQNLLQQVADSDEAPKPVLQHYKRSFNGFVAKLTKKEANKMAGLDGVVSVFPDEKRHLLTTRSWDFIGFPRYVERENSESDVIVGVIDSGIWPESESFNDKGFSPPPSKWKGTCQTSNITCNNKIIGARYYLSFEDPLSERDIESPRDTEGHGTHTASTAAGIPIKKASMEGLARGTARGGAPSARIAVYKVCWVKGCFDSDAISIGSFHAMQHGVLTVLAAGNSGPSPSTLGNFSPWAIVVAASTLDRKFVTEVKLGDNMTYEGVSLNTFDLEGKLYPIVYGGAAPNTKGGFNKDKSRFCSANTLDATMVKGKIVLCEGTEGPAEALRVGAVGVLIQGHTYSDIAFSLPLPACYLQSKDAAKVYKYIRSTRSPTATIFRTNEIKDTLAPVVASFSSRGPNKATPEILKPDIIAPGVDIIASWPTISPISDIIGDNRNLEFNIMSGTSMSCPHVSGAAVYIKSFHPTWSPAAIRSALMTTAKQVSPNNNVEAEFGYGAGQIDPIKALNPGLVYEAYEGDYIRFLCGQGFNATTLQQIIGNAVICSEIAYMTARDLNYPSFALKASRLKQHISGSFNRIVTNVGLPMSTYRAIVTAPIGFNVSVNPSVLSFTSLGETQTYVLTIDGALKKSIESASLVWDNGESQVRSPIIIFDERAEKSQSTKIYSIHYICIVILNLLFYIFIQ
- the LOC101493081 gene encoding cucumisin-like isoform X1 — translated: MQTYIIYTGNSKNDETSLLLYYQNLLQQVADSDEAPKPVLQHYKRSFNGFVAKLTKKEANKMAGLDGVVSVFPDEKRHLLTTRSWDFIGFPRYVERENSESDVIVGVIDSGIWPESESFNDKGFSPPPSKWKGTCQTSNITCNNKIIGARYYLSFEDPLSERDIESPRDTEGHGTHTASTAAGIPIKKASMEGLARGTARGGAPSARIAVYKVCWVKGCFDSGILAAFDDAIADGVDILSVSLTSVSNDTVYFTDAISIGSFHAMQHGVLTVLAAGNSGPSPSTLGNFSPWAIVVAASTLDRKFVTEVKLGDNMTYEGVSLNTFDLEGKLYPIVYGGAAPNTKGGFNKDKSRFCSANTLDATMVKGKIVLCEGTEGPAEALRVGAVGVLIQGHTYSDIAFSLPLPACYLQSKDAAKVYKYIRSTRSPTATIFRTNEIKDTLAPVVASFSSRGPNKATPEILKPDIIAPGVDIIASWPTISPISDIIGDNRNLEFNIMSGTSMSCPHVSGAAVYIKSFHPTWSPAAIRSALMTTAKQVSPNNNVEAEFGYGAGQIDPIKALNPGLVYEAYEGDYIRFLCGQGFNATTLQQIIGNAVICSEIAYMTARDLNYPSFALKASRLKQHISGSFNRIVTNVGLPMSTYRAIVTAPIGFNVSVNPSVLSFTSLGETQTYVLTIDGALKKSIESASLVWDNGESQVRSPIIIFDERAEKSQSTKIYSIHYICIVILNLLFYIFIQ